The DNA window ctataaCTTCTCAAAGTGACATTTATACATGAAGGAGGCAGAAAGAATTTAGTGGAAGCAGCATTCCTCCTGTTTTATACCTATTTTCTGAGCATCACGATGAACTTTGCAAAGTTTTAGAGGATAAGTAATTCCCCAACAGAGATTTCCAGAGAAAGGATCACAGTTTCAGGCAGTAAGTTTCTGGAATCATGATGTAAGCGAAGGCCTCACAAATCCATGTTCCATCTCAAAAGCACACGTACAATGGAAAGGAAATTTAAGGCCAACTAATGACCCTCTTTGGGACAAACTCTAACTGGAACTGGTAAGATGTTAAACAAAGTGAGtgaggaaatttttttttttctcctccacagATCAACAATGGAGTTAGATGATGCTGCTCAaggtaattttgttttaaagaacataATAAATTATaggttaaaaatgaaacaagaggTGTGTGataaagtattttgaagataaatatgaatatgaaaatgttgagcatcagaaagaaaacaaaatgttatgaAAAGCAGACACTTagtgagaaatatttcttatccAAAAGCCAATTTGCCATTAAGAATCacttaagttaaaaataaagcttattttgtgattttgtaGCTCACACTAGTCTTCCAGCTTGATAGATCATAACTCTTCCAGCTGTGATTGCaaactttctttgaaaattacttgtctttttgaaaataatttgagtgTTCTCACAGTCCAAAAGTACATAATTTTTTTGTCCTGCACAGTgaatattcaaaagaaaaaataaatagttaaagcagagagagagaggcaatAGTACAAGAATATGCTCCAGAAAGCAACACCGTACATAAACAACATCTTACAGTTCTCtatttatcagaagaaaaatcagcatcTCCTTTCacaaacccatttttttttttaaacacaggttCCAAAGCTTGGTCAGTAGAGACCGTAGTGCCACTATTTAGAAGGAAGGACAAGCAGTGATGAAACTGAATACAAGATAATCATCAGCAGGATTgaaattcttggaaaaaaaaaaaaaagttgtcaaaCAGAACAATATTTGGAAAGATCAGTATAAAGATAAGCAAAAGAGCTGCAGGAATAAATACAGCTCTTCAAGGCTGAGTATGACTATTATGAGCAGAGGATAAAACAGACCTTGCAcaaattttttgaaatatatgtcAAATTATTACATGGGAAATTTGAATCTGATGCAAAATCAGAAGCCTGTATCTGGTATACTTATCCAATGTCCAGATAAAAGGCAGAAAGTTAATCACCTATAAGTGGAAACTTTTCAAGGTTGAAGAGGAGAGAGTGTTAGTTGCTGGAATTCTTTGCAGATCTATAAACAAACTGAACTGCATGCTGAAAAAATATACTTACAGTTTCCTCATTAACTTAAAATACCAGTTATTCATCAATGTTTGAGAAAGACATGATCAAGCTCCCTAATAACAGAAACTCAACAAATGCAGCAGAAGTATAGCCTTTTATACACTAGCAAAATCTGCACACTGGACTTCAAGAGACCCAATCTACAGGTATCCTGGACTGCTTTTGGGGCTTATTTTCacattcataaaacaaaaactaacagATCAGATGTAACTACCATGGTTCTATTCTTCAGTTTGCTATAAAAATAACATGCCAGAGAATATGAGAGAAGAAACatgtatggggggggggggggaacataCCCTCCTACAAAACATACCCTGTACTAATAAAGGACTCTGCATGTTTCCATTGTGCTTACCAGGCTATTCTCATGGCATGCTATATTTATTAGTGTTGTACACTAATTCTGTAGCATAGACAGATGCATGCACATagagcagggaaggagacaAGTGGAGCTATTCTGGAGTAGACAGAAACTCTTAGTTCATCACAATACAAATACAGGTAGAGCCTAACTTTCTATAATACATAAGGTCAAAAAAATATGTCTGTAGTTTTCTGAAAGCTAAATAAAGTATTAGGTGTAAGTAAGCCCCACTTGTTCTGTGGctcaaaaacagtaaaaatgactGCTAAAACAGCACTTTAAGGATAGTAAAAAACGATGAGAATGTAGTCCTCCCCTCCAATTCGATTCTTACggtttgaaggaaaaatgtctttgaagaaGTTTCAGAGTATCTACCTTATACTTCTTCCATACcacttttaattttgcaatcgcatttctttttcatgtaatATTGCTCTTTGTTTGTATCTTTCTCCTGTGCACCTTTTTCCCTCAACACTGCACAAAATGACGTCAAGTAAGAAAAATGAGTGCTCCCCACCCATTTAGATAGTTGTCGTGTATGGTGATCTCAGATGTTACAAAAAATTCTGAAGACATACAAATCTAAAAATGTTGGTGTTTGCAGgaatttttaatctgttcttcAAGTATTTGTCTAGCATGTTTTTGGTACCAGAAGATATGTAAAAGTTGAACTGTCTCTTCACTACCTGCAGCAAATTTGACTCCAAACCACCAGGTCCATGGCATGATGGAATGATGAAAGACATGCAGGAATGTAACTTGGTTGTTTTTCTTACgtagcacaaaaaaaatctgaaacagattttaacaAACAATGTTATAGAACACTCAAGCCCAACatactaaaagaaaactgtatgcATCTATGCTGGTTGCTCACTACTATACACTTAAAAATTCTTCACAGCTGCAGTCTAGAGAGAAGATGGGAAACATCTGactgatttttgaaaaaaaaattaaaccagtATTAAAACCCACATGTGGAGTGAAGCCAAAGCAAGCTTCAAAAGCAAATACCCCCAGCTGAGCAATGAGTGCAATGGACAACGTAAGATGGACTTGCTTGGGCTGAGAAGTATTTAGAAGCATCAGATTTTAAGTCGCCTGAACTTCTAAAGCAAACACAtttgagaaaatgaagtgaAGGACTAACAAGAGATacagacaggagaaaatattaatttagagAAGTAGCCTTTCTTATTAATACTGACTTAGCTACCCTTGGAAAAAGGCAACATTGGGAAGTATAAATGTAACTACTCTAAATAGATATTGACAGGCCACACTTAAAAGGACAGATATTGTGAGAAACGTTAAGGGAAGACAGAGCAAGAAAATTGTATAAGAAGTCAGGTCATGAGAAGGGTGGTATCAGATGGCAAAGAAAGTAATACAGAAGAGAAGTCTGGCATGCTATGGAAAGCATTTGGAAACAGATGACTTAAATACAGTTAATAAATAACTTCCGCAATAATACCAAAAAGCTGCTGAGAACCAGACACCTGATTGGATagattcaaataaaacaaataataataaacaaaaatttcaaGCCCAGGGCTAATTAAAAAGGGGCAATCTAACAAGAGGGTAGTAGAGAAGACTAAGCCAGTCAGGCTTTTCCAGTTTTAGCATTCCTGGCACTTACATTACCATTCCATTTGGCCCAGTCAGTAAGATGTTGAATCATGACTGTAGATGAAAGTTAGATGTCTAACTTTGCTTGCGGGGTATAGAACATCCCAGCTGCTCATGAGTCAGCTCCTGAATCACCACTATTGTGACCGACACAGCTCCGCCATCCCTAGTAGGTGCCAGCCTCAGGAAGAGGGGAAGGCAGATGGCTGGTGGTGGTGATCAAGGTCTGCATTCTGCTTTAATGCACTGCAGCTCAgactttctttaaaactgttcaGAGTGCAGGCCAAGTACCAAACACATCTGTGGCCAGCAAGGTATTCACAGGAGTTTAGAGCAGGTAATTATGACAAATTATGCTGTATTCAGTTCTGTTAATGCAAATATTCCAAAAGTGGAAGATAAAATCTGAagatgacatggaaaaaaattcaatgtaatcaacactgattttttttttttaacctgccaTGTTGAGACAAGCATTGCTGCAGCACAACAGGTTAGTGTATTTGGCTGATAAATAGCCAAGTTATCAGGgcttccaatttttttttttttatggtatgTTCTCTAATATTTTCCCTGATAAATAAGGAGTGACAGTGCAATGGTAGAATAAGATAGTAAGGGTAAACAACCTGGTGGTATTCTAACAGTGAAGGTTGGAGGAATAACGAAAAAGCAATTTATGCTTTCAGCCCTCAACAGCAGTGGTTCTTCTACTGtgaaagggaaacatcactaCATTGTTTATTAGGCTACAAATACTTACAGTGTCTAATAGTTCAATGAACTTGGAAAAGTAGTACAGCCAACAAGTTCGTACCATCTGCaagagtgaaaaacagaaattgttaAATCCTAATAGtgataattaaaattaagaagctGCAAGAAAAGTAAGagtataaaaggaaaatagagagAGAAGTAAGTGGTGTCTTGGTGATGTAtagtttgttgttgtggtgttttttttccttaaaaaaaataaaaaatcatgatATTCTTTAATTGTTAGAGAATTTTAAAACCACGAGGAACAAGCCAACAAAtaggctgcctttttttttttttttccaaacagtaaaCCCCTACAGTTATCCCCTAAATATGTGAATGCTTTATATTATACAGTAAGGCATTCCACTCAACAGCAATACATTTGGTTgttcaaaaagcatttccaaaaataaagtcAGTGTAGCATAACAATTTGACCATGCATTTGGCAACTTACTCTTAGAGCTGTAGGTGACCTTGAGTAGTCAACAATATCACACCGGAATGAGTACCCGGTGGCCCAACCCGACATAAGAAActggagcaaagaaaaagaaaagggcacGGATTACTTTGTGTCTTatgaaaaattcattaaattcaGATTACTATTGCAATCACTAAGCATGAGGGGAAAACAACATTATAAACTTGTTGGATCAGCAACCTTGTCAATCATCTACCTCTGTGTCGACTAGCTACCACAAGATCATTTGCTGCTACAGATTGATTAATTTATAATTCCATGACCACACCTATGGACAAGAAGCTTCTTTCTACACCCATTATCTCAGCATTAgtaaatgaagagaagaaacatctcAACACACATGCTGGCTAAGCAACTTATTGTGTGAATCAGAACACAAAAACAAGTGAACCTTTTAGAAATTTTTGGAAGTTATCACAGCCAAATATCTTACTACTCAAGAAAACCATCACAACATAACAACATAAAAGTAGAGCTTAATACTTTAAAGACAAAGAACAAATCAATATGCACTATATTTTTAGTATCCTAGTTCCTAAAATCTTGCTTAGTAGTACTGCATGATTCAATGAGTCTTTCACTAATACGATGGATGAGAAGCTACTGTTTTTACAATGAAGAGCACGTGTACAGGGCAGGACTATATGTATCATCATTTAATCATTTCTCTTGATCATTTGATCTTTTCTCTTGGACTATATTAGAACTCAAGACAAGAGCCACATTGTTAATATTGCACTTGGCTCATTCTCCTACCAGCCATTAGGACAACTGTATCTtatatcagtttaaaaaaaaaaaaacttgccatCAATTGATCATAACCCACTCATGCATGATATGAGGTTCAGCTCTTAACAGATGAAGGTTTTTAGTCTATGACACATTAGATGTTTTAACTTCTTAAAGAATCAGttgcttaaataaaacaagatttaaaacGCCATCAAGATATCTTAACACTAAAACACCTACAAAATGGCTTGGGTCCAAAGAGGGAAAGAATCAGCTTTTTGCTGAGAGTCTGAATCTCTGCTATTGTCTCTCTGTTATACAGCATCTATGCACCCTTTCATGGAATTTTAAGATAGAAGTCATGACAGCAGATTGAGTACTGTGTTAGTATCAGACACTGCTagaagtttaatttaatttatttaagttTGAGGGCTTATAATCAAACCAAGCTTATCACCAAATTACAAACAGATGTGTTTggtgatttttcagaaaaaaagagaaaaaaaatgtaagcattttGTCCCAATGCTTACAACATTCATCGCAGCTATTACATGAagtagctgctgctgcactgtcATTTAAGTGCTGTTAAAAGAACTGTCAAGCAGTTCACTGTAACTCATGATGAAATTTGTGCAATTTGAGCTAACAGAAACATTGCCAATTTTATGGGATTATATTGCAACATTACCAATTTGCCAAACATAACCACATAACCAGACTTAATATGAAAAGCATCAGTACTGGCATAGTGATATTTAACCAGGCAAATGTAGACAGCTATCACTCACATAATACTATtgttacatatacatatatatatatatatatatatatatatatatatatattttaactgaagCAGGCATCATGTATCTTAAGGTTTAAAAACTGGTTCTAAAACTTCTACATGGTCTATACCATTCATtcttatggattttttttgctctaTCAACCCATAATCTTACACAATGCCAGGCTTTGCTATTTTAAAGTCTAACATTTGCTTGAACACTTGGTACAGACTACAGCAAAATCTCAACActctctcagagaaaaaaaagacttcttgtttctgaaaaaacaggctaaaattgttcacttttttgtttaagttttTTAGAGGATGAAGGTCATCTAAGTAGATATCATTAACATTTGCAATTTATAAGGCTGACCTAACTGAAGATTATTGTTTAGTAAACATACAGTGTATGACTTACTCCTTTTTATCTAGTAACAGCTCAATAATTTTGGTGTACGGATCACAGGAATATAATTACAACAATCAGAATAATAGTTTTGAGAATTGAAAAGTGGAAATTGtattaataaatttattaaaatttatgagGGTTTTTAGAGACATAAAATATATGTGTGCTGCCTATAAAAGTAGTACTTACTTCGTAAGTCATGTACAAAGAAAGGATTACCACACTAAAGTTATAAAATGCCATTATCTGCCTGAGTTCaaaaggttttttattttccatgagtTTGGGTCCCAGAGAAGTGACAAAATAGATGTAGGTTCCAATGATAAAGGTCGTTGGAAAAGGTGAAGACATGAGTGGCCAGCCTTCCAGTCTTGGATctagaggaggggaagaaaaaaaataaatcaggtcTTTCCACTACTCATTAAATCCTAAAGAGGCTGCTGAAAAGTACTTAATTCCTAacagtttgggttttgttttcactgatcAAGAAAACATTTACCTCAAATCTGTGCTGACTGGATAACAAGATTTAACACCTGTCAGATTACTTCTTCCtgcatcatagaatcatctaggttggaaaagacctagAAGATCACCAAGTCCGTCCATCgacctgacctactgagtcctGTCACTCAACCATGTCCCTGAGTGACACATCCACAGGGATGGTGAccccaccacttccctgggcagtgTGTTGCAATGCCCAACCACCCTCAccataaagaaattcttcatgatAAAAAGGATCTAAACCTCCgctggcacaacttgaggccatgTCCTCACATcctgtcacctgagaaaagagactgacacccacctcactacaacctcctttcaggtagtcgTACACagcaatgaggtctgccctCAGGCTCCTCatctccagactaaacagccccaattccttcagctgctcctcataagtcATTAATTCTTCAcacaaagaataacaggaaatGTGATTTTCAGTCCAGAGCCCTCCTCCATGAAAAGCCTGCATCTTCATACACTGCTGTGGCTCAGAAGGCATATAGGAAAGCAATGCACAAGCAGGTCACAGAGCCTGCATGTCCAAGTGAGACTTCATTACCCTGGAAAAGCATGTGTTTTGTCTCACAGGTGAAGGCACAGACAGGCAGTAGCCCCACTTTTCAAGATCCTCAAGCCTTATAAGCAGTATGGTGTTAGATGTAATAACCATGGGGAATTCAGACTGAGAAAACATCCTCTCATTGGTTGGTATTCACAGATTGTTCTTAAGAAGTCCTGACACGTCACCACTCACAGTACCTTAAAACTCATAATTTTATATTGCAGATCTCCAAACAGCAAATATGTTGCAAGTTCCTCTCCAGTTATCCCATACTGATTTCAGCTATTGCAGAGAGTCCTTCTCCTGCTCATGCTGCCGTTACCTCTCTTCACAGCTGGGACTGACAGACCTACCCATTAAACTTCACCTTGATCCCATTGCATCCATTTGTCATTCATCACAAAGTCTCAGCTCAAAAAACTTCAACATTTCTCCATAACCAGGATAAatagaacaatttttttctaaactgacTTTTGGAAGTTTCGTTTCTGAAGGACCCCTAACCTTCCTGTTGAGTCAGCAAACGGCTGCTTTCATGGTCTGCTGCTGTATGTTGGGCTTGAAATTACATCATTGCAATTTTTGTTAAGTGTTAAAATCATGGCCAAATGTCTTAAGTTAGTGATGTTCAACCCATGGCATTCAAGCAACATGTCTTGAGGCACTCTGGTGATGTTTACagccatcttttttttgtttgtattttttgaaaaaggtTGAGGAAAGCAAATTATAATGCCATTTGCAGCCTGTTAGGTGCCCcatgctgctgcccatgggCCAGCAAGTATTGCGAAACGCTGCacattagatttaaaaaaaaaaaagaaattacatctgTCTGTGTAGCACTGCAAGAGAAGCACCCGCTCTTCACAACTGACTGCTTTTTTGCATTCACCCCTTGCACTGATACAATCAAAACCTTCCTGCTGGTTTTCCCAGCTTGATTCTGAGAAAAAACATGTTCTAGCACTAACGGTACAATATGCTATGCCAAATGCAAGCACTGGTAGGCAGAGAGATGAGCAACTGAAACTGTGAATTTGTGGACAGGGCAGCAGCAATATTCCATCACCCATCCCAATCCTCTTCATCCACTGAGTCATACTCACAAAGCTCCCTTTTCACGTGCATGCTCTGATgctacagaacaagaaaaatggttttcagCTATACTGGAAAAGATAAGTTACTAATTGTAGTGATCAAACCTTAACTGCTTCTTAAGCTTTCCCCAGGAATCAATTAATCCTGTTCATTACGTGGCTACCATGATGAGGAACATTTTAACATTACGTTAAAGCAAAGCATGCTCAATGTCCTCCTTGTATGAGGTACACCAAGAGACTAcaattcttttctgaaacagggCTGTGAGAGTGAATTACTCTGAGGGCAAATTTCATTATACTATAACTCACCAGggtttgtatttccttttactttgcAAGGGGAAAATAGAGCAACACCACACATCTAACTCAACTGATATCATAACATTGTTagttaatgaaaaaatagaGCTTTACATTCagtagaacagaaaaaataaattaaactataTATTCAAGGCGGGCCAGAAACTCTTACAAAGTAATCACTGTTGGCACTTTATTAGTCTGGGGTTATAGCCATAAGTTacctgagttttgtttttttcctttttttaaattcagaaaataatttgttctttaTAGTTAAAAATGTCAGTAGGAACCCTGGCAAGTCAATTAAACATGTACAGGAAGACAAGGCTACTTGAAGCTGATATTAGTACATCTACACTAGCTACATGCTGCTTTTCAAACTTATTGAAAGTTAATAAGTTTTAGACTTTAATGACTCACCAGCATCTTTGATCCATTCATCATATAGCAGCACAGCCTTTGATGTCAGATTGCTGAAGGCCATTTTCACTTGATTAAGATTTTATGATGCTGCctgcggggaaaaaaaaatatggatttcagtaattaataaaacaaaggtgaataaagtgttttggaaaaacaaatcaacaaacaaaatggaaagaaatggagGAGATTAACAGAGCACGATGTGAAATACAGATCAGGTAGTGTTAGCTGGACAGATCACACTACACGTGATGTTGATTTATAGCTGAGCTGTTATGCAAAACAATATGATTTTGTAATCTCTCCATGCCAAACAAGGTGCTTCCATGCCATAAGGCGTTATCTCAAGAAACCATGCTGTGGTTAACCGTTAgaattaagggaaaaatataaataaagagcAGCTGCTAAAAATCGGTTTTATTGTCATCTCCTTTAGAAGTCCACACCGATGATGTAAAGTTCAGCTTTGCAGCATTTactactgaaaatgtaattttctaaCTAAGAAGTATTTCTAAGGTaggtgggagggagaagaggtgCCAATGTCTGCAcacttgttttaaatacaataattaGCTAAGTTATAATTAGTATGCAAATCACACTCTGATGAATCAACTGTTTCCACACCAGGATTATGAAGCATCATAGTACCACCGGTAATACCATTAACTCACAAAAAATTTCCAGCACTTCCAGTTTGCCTGCAGCACCACCCGCATATGTAAAACAAAGAAGTATGCTGGTATGAATACTGATTTTTGCTCCAACATCAAGTACGCACCAGCCCTTTGCTTTACCACATTTCCcccagaaaatactttttaaaaaaaaaaaagtttgagtgGTGCTTCTCCTATTCCCACTTGGCGTTTCACTGTGCCATATGATTTCTCTCAATACCTCCACATAATCTTCACACAATATCCACCTCTTAGTCCAGGCTGCGCACCTTGACAATCAGCTCCtttcttctggagaagaagaCAGCCTTCTCAGAGAGCCATCTCAGCCTCCTTCAGTCTAAGCCAGCTGCAGCTTTTGGGAGCCAGTTCTGCACCCCATGATGCTACAATGCATCTCTGCTCACTCCCTTGATCTCCCCACTGTCTTCTTCTCATTTGTGCTCACCTTAGCAAGCCTACACAATAATTTCTCCCATATTTCTAGTTCTAAAGCTGTTCACTGCCATTTCGTAGTATTTAGACACCTCAAAGAACACTATATCCCACACCCTTCATCACAAAATGCAACACTGACAAGCCTGCCTTCATTAGTTTTCACATGATTTACCTCTTCCCAATTCTCATTTTCCTACACGCTTTTTCCTGCTTGCACTTCTGCTATATGCACCTGCGCATCTGAAACTATTTCTTGTACAGAAAGTGTTCCCTCTGCTCACATCTTCcagaaatacaattttccaGCATCAGCACTTCCCAGCTCAATGTCAGTGCCTTTATGCTGACCACCCTCACATGGCCACTGCTACCTTGATTTAGACAGCACGATATCAATTCAAATTGCTGCACAAAGCATCTTCAGTACAACAAAGAGGGCGAGCTTCTTATTTCTTCATAGCCTTCTTTTTTAAGGTATATCATCataattatttcttcctctctacAGATGCTGCAAAGCTATTTTTGTGAATACCGAAAAAAGTCAACATTGATCCAGCAAGCCTGTCATCTTTCACCAAACAATTTCTAGGCAACCATCACACACATCATTGTAACAAGTAATACATTAAGCTAACAAACATTTtacataaatgcaaaattacTCCCTAATGctcaacaacagaaaaagatacACACAGCCACTAAAAAGGAGAGGACAATCCCATAATCCTCCACACAATCTGATAACTGCAATGCTCACTTCACAGAAGTGTTATTTTGCTGTACTGAACTGTTCCTGCTAAGTCGGTCTCTCTACCACATACCCAGTGGGTACAGGGTGCTGCTGAGACAGCTCTAAACATTCAATGACATTCAAAGTCTTACTGAAAGCCGTCAgagtatttctgattttaatatGCAACTGTAGAACAGCCAATTTCTACCTACATAGATTAATTTGATTGCTCTGAATTACTAACCGTACTATTCCAACATCATGAGTGTGGTTCAGACACATGAGCAATGAAGTCCACAGTACAGCGATCAATCTCAAGTGAtcaaatacttctttttaatCTAAATCAAGTATGAATATCCCCTTTCTGCCCCCTTTTCcatttaaacaagcaaacataatTCAATCTATATAGCTTAGAATAACACATCAGGAGCTAGATTTCTGTAGaagcttcagtttcttcttcttctttttttttttaattaaatccaGTGGTGCCTTGCTCTATCCATCTCACTATCTCACTTTGATGAAGATCAAGGGCACTTACTGTAACCAACAAACTATTGTCCACACATTCCTCAGCAATAACTGTGGCCATAAGCCCATAGCAATTGCATTtactgcccccccccccccccccccccccacgcacACACAATCATGTTGGAGGTCAGTGAGCACATGTAGGCACATGCACACTTTTAACAAAGCTCAATGTGAAAGAAATCCATGTCCATTCTTACTGAAGTATTGCAGCATTTGCTACAAAGGGCACCAATGTGTTATAAAACTGTGTTTATAAAggtttataaaggaaaaaacagtagaTACAGGGAACATCTTCTTCCTATTCTAATAGGATAGGGCCACTCAAGTTTCCTTTTGACACTAGCTGAAAATGGTTAGACAGATAAGTATTGCTGCCATCTTGCTCAATAAACCAAATCATGGATGATGTCAAATGAAGTAAACCCCACCCTGTCTTGAACACCACGTACTTCAGATTGTACGACAGTGACAACTGAGAAACCCAAATGAAGGTAGCTGGTGCTGTGGGGGGGAAGTAttataaatctgtattttatgtataaataacTATTAAAATAGATTGATTACAGTAAGTTATACTTAAAATGCAGGATTCTTCCTATTTCAGTTTCCTGAGAATAGTAAATTAAGAGACAAGGCGCATCAAACAAGATACCTTGTTCAAGAGTTCTAACAATATTCCACTAAAACCTACAAACACCTTATGCACAGAAAGGCTCAATAtttcaataatatatatatatatacacacacacatatattcaCTGAAGACAAATAACCACATGATATTTAATCAGCgcttcaataaagaaaaatagcttattGAATTCACTGCCAGTCAGTCTTCCTTCTCTCAGCCTGATGAAGATCTTAATGTAACTCTGGCTAGTTCAACACGCTGACCAAGACCCATGTAAATGAGCAGCGTACTGTTTCAAAACGTGCTTTCCAAAAACCAGAAATGCTGTGGTTGTTGGCTTAAAATGCATTGCCATTTATTACAAGtttgggggtgctgattgaCTTCTCCTCCTTATGGTGCAAACTGCTCAGCCTGCAGATTGCAACCTCACAAATTCACAGTTCTTTGCATTTATCCATTTGACATGTCAACACCAGTTCAGTTTTGTATTAGAAGTCAGATAAATGTGCTGTTGGTATTTAATAAGCACTCTTAGGGTAGCTGACCATTTGGACCAAACACTATCTTTGTATCTGCAACCAGACTACTTCCAATACGTTGCTTTTGCTCATGGCAGAAATGCAGCAGACAAAATGGCATGTTCTCACTTTTCCCATGCTGCTGGAAAAACACTTATCTACCCCTCCTGACCCCAGCACTCACAGTTCTTCTCCATGTAAAACATTTGATAAGAACTGATGCATCAGAGCCCCTTAGTTTTCAGAGTTTCTATGTCAAGTCCACAACAGCTGCTAAacttattttgaaagttttgcAGTTCTCTCATCCTTGAGAGAAGGATGTGCCAGTCAGAGCAGACAGCTTAGCTCAGCCTAAGGACACAGAAATACCGGCTGAGAAATTACTCctaatctgaaaataaacaaagtacAATAGACAAAACTTATTACTCTAAGAGCGGGAGTAATGTCAGGAAAG is part of the Cygnus olor isolate bCygOlo1 chromosome Z, bCygOlo1.pri.v2, whole genome shotgun sequence genome and encodes:
- the ELOVL7 gene encoding elongation of very long chain fatty acids protein 7 translates to MAFSNLTSKAVLLYDEWIKDADPRLEGWPLMSSPFPTTFIIGTYIYFVTSLGPKLMENKKPFELRQIMAFYNFSVVILSLYMTYEFLMSGWATGYSFRCDIVDYSRSPTALRMVRTCWLYYFSKFIELLDTIFFVLRKKNNQVTFLHVFHHSIMPWTWWFGVKFAAGGLGTFHALLNCIVHVVMYTYYGICSLGPAYHKYLWWKKYMTTIQLVQFIMITVHIGQIYIMDDCPYQYPIFMFIIWLYGSMFLVLFLHFWYHAYTKGQRLPKTTRNSISKDQ